Proteins encoded within one genomic window of Pongo pygmaeus isolate AG05252 chromosome 18, NHGRI_mPonPyg2-v2.0_pri, whole genome shotgun sequence:
- the ZG16 gene encoding zymogen granule membrane protein 16, translating to MLTVALLALLCASVSANAIQARSSSYSGEYGGGGGKRFSHSGNQLDGPITALRVRVNKYYIVGLQVRYGKVWSDYVGGSNGDLEEIFLHPGESVIQVSGKYKWYLKKLVFVTDKGRYLPFGKDSGTSFNAVPLHPNTVLRFISGRSGSLIDAIGLHWDVYPSSCSRC from the exons ATGTTGACAGTCGCTCTCCTAgcccttctctgtgcctcagtctctgcCAATGCCA TTCAGGCCAGGTCTTCCTCCTACAGTGGAGAgtatggaggtggtggtggaaaGCGATTCTCTCATTCTGGCAACCAGTTGGACGGCCCCATCACCGCCCTCCGGGTCCGAGTCAACAAATACTACATCGTAGG TCTCCAGGTGCGCTATGGCAAGGTGTGGAGCGACTATGTGGGTGGCAGCAACGGAGACCTGGAGGAGATCTTTCTGCACCCTGGGGAATCAGTGATCCAGGTTTCTGGGAAATACAAGTGGTACCTGAAGAAGCTGGTATTTGTGACAGACAAGGGCCGCTATCTGCCTTTTGGGAAAGACAGTGGCACAAGTTTCAATGCTGTCCCCTTGCACCCCAACACCGTGCTCCGCTTCATCAGTGGCCGGTCTGGTTCTCTCATCGATGCCATTGGCCTGCACTGGGATGTTTACCCCAGTAGCTGCAGCAGATGCTGA